The nucleotide window ATGCAAGGGTGAGCTGTGTTTTAGAGAGAATGTGCTTTAATTTGCTGTGAAAGAGGAAGGGTCATCCCAAGAGTATAAGAGTTGACTGGGATTCTCTCTTTGCCGCCCCTTCAGCTAGAGTGTATAATGAAAACCGCTAAATCAGCTAAATCAACAAACCAgatcaatttaaataaatttaaatcaaaattaatgaTTTTATGCGCTTATGATTTGAAATaattataaatcaaattttcaatttaaattttgaattaatataGTAAAAGCTAACTTAAACGGAATCCAaacaaaatatatatacataatacgttattcttatttttttgttgaataatatattttaaattaatatttatgtttCAATTAATATGTAATAACATGTATATTCAAAAAAATTTGATAAGAGTCAAATTATAAAAACTTAAAAAGtgttgaaaataataaaaatacgtaaATATTAAATTCAACCCATTTaatgtaaaaattaaataaatataattttttaatttaatttattgactTCAATTTAAATACTATTAAAATCAAATCTTGTTAGTTTGATTTAGCGAAATACAATGAATTTCCCACACGAACCCATGTAGAGCCATATCTCATGCTATAAAAGATCGAGAAGTGGGCTGTGTCTACTTTTTTTGGGTTTCTTTTCCCACGATTCACATGTACAGATCAATGACACTACCTGTGCGGCTTGATGGCCGGCTTGTTTTGGCATCTCCCTCCTCTGTCTTGTTGAAGGCGTATGCTTCAGCCTTGTTATATTGTTAAAAGGGTAGGAGGTCCCTGTCCTGCTCTTCCAGTTTTCGTCGATATGAACACAGCGTCTAAAGGGTTGATGATGCCGACTACCATTTCCACCAACCCTTCTTAGAATTTCTCATAGGCTTATGGGCTTTTAGGGGATTGGACAGCACTAGCTGCTCTTTTCTGTATTCTAGCCTTTCGGCCTGGCCTTGTATTTCTTATGAATGAAACCTACGactacttttatatatatatatatatatatataaaggctaAAACCCATAGTAACATTAAACGCAAGTTTGACTGCAACCGAAGTTGGCAACCGTAGACTAGAAATTCAACCACGTTGCCCATATTTGTCCTTCAGCATTCAAGGGCCCAgctactcaaaaaaaaaaaaaaaaaactaagacaGTAATATGACACAACACCCAATTTACATTGGCTTCATGTTTTGAGCTTTTGGATCGAAGGAACATGTAAAAAAATGATGGCTTaagtgaacaaagtgacaataGAAACAGAAAGGCTATTTAGAATATCTGGAGAAATTTTTTTTAGAATATCCggacaagttttttttttttttttttaaaaggtaCCGCAGTAACACACCCAACGTCTTCTAAGAAGCCTTCTAAATTTTGAGACCTTCAGCTTCCCAGGACTGTTTTCTGTTTTCTGCGTAATCAGCTGATGTCTTGAGTGTGCAAAAAGAAATCCAGAACTATAAGCACAAGTTCCAGAACCCAACTCTATGAGATAAACTAGTCCACTGCAAATGTAACAGCACAccaacaaattcatgatttacaaCAGTTCACAGTGCACAGTGCTCAGCACACCTAATAATGAACCTTCTCATCATTGTCAAAGTTCAGCCCCTCGATTCCCTTGAGAGCAGATTCATAGGTCTTCATGTGCGTGGCATTTCTGGCTGATGACGAACGTCTGGGGTCTGCTGCAGAACCAAGAGGACTCCTTTGCCCACTTGAAATTTTATGCATGTTTCCCGGGCTTGCATCAGTTGTGCGAGACCGTTGGGGATCAGCTTCACTTCCAACAAATATATCACGACTGGTAGAAACGGTAGCAGCTTGTCTCGAGGATCGACTTGATCGCCCCATAAAAGTAGAGCTTGGCAACTGCATCATTGTAGCATAATGCAGATTAATCTAAAACAAATGCAGAACACTTGGCTCTTACACAAACCCGATCACATCAAATAAAAGATTAGCAACAACTATAGGATAATAAGTCCATAAAGGCACACATCAATTAGATCAATCAAGCTAAAAGAGTTATAAGTGACTGATTCAAATCAGTAATGATCAACTTACAAAGAACTTGTTACTAGCTTTGATCAAGCAATGGAGTTGTAAAAACAACCTTTAGTGAACTTTCAAATAAAGAAACCAAGCTCGACGCAAGTCAACCAGTGTTGGTTGCAAGAAAGCACACATAAATAGGATCCAAGATTTACATGCATCTTATATAAAGTGTAATTGTACATCACAAAACAATAAATGGAAATTCACGGAATTCAGCACCCAAAACATGATTGGAGAAAAATAACCCTCAAAAACTTACCATGGGATCCTTATTAAGTGAAGAATCATTGGCAACTGGGCTCTTCTGCTTTGCATAACCTCCAGTACTTAGGATAGGTCCTGAAAATCTACGCCGAGCAGAATCTGTAGACTGCCCTGCCTGTCGTGCATCTTCCCCACCTAGAACAAGGTGTAGAAGAAAGTATAAACCACAAGCAGATCTCAAAGCAAAAATTTCAACTTCTCTTTACAACTTGGAGATACAAGGCCAGATATTCTTTATTGATTGAAGATTATCTGTACAAGTTCGAGTGGTGACAAGTAAGCTCAATTTCATCTGGATTCCAAGTTCATTTCTTGCCAAGTAAATATGTATACAATACAAGAAACAAGAAAAGGAATGCAAACTATAGTAGTAATTTTGTCTTCCATCATGAAGGATGAGGCCCCAGTCCTAGGCCCAAAAAACGCTGCACGTTAGTGGGGGCTTTTCATGGCACTAGGCCAGCTCAACACTGAACCAGGTTTGGTATTTTAGCTCATATGGAGCCAATACAcccatttaataaaatattaaaatttttattttttgatttgatacatgcattttgcatagtcatttaggttaaatttcatggctatttcatttatttgttagccacttttagctaattttattagttatttagataatttTCCATAATTGTCACTTTTTGGTTTAATTTGTAATATGTTTTGTTTTGTAGGTAAAAATGgcgtttttgagggactaaaaagtaaTTGTGCCAGTGATGAGTGATTCCCATAGCAAAAAAAAGTCAAAATAAAGCTTGAAGATTTAAGAATGCCAAATTGCCAAAGTCTGCATAATCTGCTgtataagttgtgcagttctgcacaagAAGAAAAAGCAATTTGTGAGCctgccgaaacctgcataagttACTGCATGACCTATGCAAATTCACGCCCTGCTTATGCAACTTCACAGAAAACTGCATGACttgctgcataacttatgcagttccACTCCCCACTTGTGTAGCACCACGGAAAGAGCACCCAAACCTGCCAAAAACTGCATAACCAGctacataacttatgcaatccacTTATGCAGTTTTACGGAGGACTCCAAAGCTTGAAAAATCTGCACAACCAGCCTACATAACTTATGCAACATCGCGAGAAGCACCTGGAACCACTAAATTTGCATAGAATCTGCATAGGAAGCTTACACAACTTATGCaattcttcataatgagctggcagaaagaTTTTCCCACGTGAATCTTcgcctcaaacacaccattttagggttaTTTGTCCGAGAATATATATAGTGTCCTCATCTCATTCTGGGGAAgggaggaaaaagaagaagaaatagagGAAGACGGAGAGAGAGGCAGAAAAACAGAGAAGCAATCGACTTCCATTTTTGGGAGCAGAAACTagctttttcttctcttcttcaccattttctaGGTTTCTctagttttagtttattttcataatttatttcctcttttacttagaatttcttgtgttaaacatggattgtgagtagcTTTCTTTGATTctagagtaagggatgtaatatttgagttatttttgtGTATTTGAATTGGGTTAGccccaatttaatgaaatttatgaggtttaattcatttcttgtgtgcttattcacatgcttaatgaagagccccattaagttatgttcttaatccttggttgaagtaccgaaaggagaaaactaagtgatagttaatcaagaaatttgaCTTAATTAACTCAGATCTAGAAATAGACCAAGAGTTAAGAggattttaatagattgattaaagaacctaataggTCTTGGccaattttaactccacgaaagtaggattaaggcactctttgtatcactcgaaagagttttcaaaggattttagaattattctcctttaaacccataaatttcatggattgggctagctaggaaaaATCTTAAAATAACttgaatatgaacccttaactctggaatcgtcttttatcaattattgcttggaatttttaCTTTTGAGCgcttagtttaatctcattttattaattttcattattaatattctaaattttttttattttgctaattattaaattagtcatttaaattgaattttgcattttcataccttaagtttcaagttcattaatttcttttatttgtttgattaaaatacaattttaacataatttattttacatctaaaatttaattgaaaacacAACTCTCCGTGGGaaagatatctttttctatactacttgaacgacccgtgcacttgcagtAGTCCACATCATGATCATATGGGTCAACCTCAAGCAAATATCAAGGCCTAAATAACTAAGGTTGGCCAATGTTCAAAAACATTGGCACGACTTGGGCGTAGCTTGAACCTGGCCCACCTTTCAAACACATCAAATAGCcccattttcttattattttattcTTCCATTAAACATTTTCATGTTTATCGCCTTGCTCACTTATTTTTAGTCCAAACTCAAGTGTTATTTTGAAATGATTATTAGCTTAACATTGGATATACTAatttgctaaagaaaggaaaaaattttattataattttttttttaaaaggattTTTTCCTTCAACTAATATTTTAGAAAGActagtttaaaaaataaaaactaaaagaAATTTGCAGCGTTCCCATGCAAGCAATGGAAAATCTTCCAAAGGAACCCTCCACCTTAAGCAAAAAGGATTAGATAAAAGAGAAATCATTCTGTAGGAGGAAGAACACAAGAACTACCTGTCTGTCTATCCGCACTGGCAATAGCAGGGGGCATTCCAGAACTAGTTCCAATTCCGGGGCCCTAACAGAAGCAAGACCTAATCAAATACATGCCAAACCAACAATTAACAGAAGTAACATCTAACACTTACAAGGGCACGAGCTGGAGGATTAGCCAGCTGTGATTGCTGATACTTCAATATTGTCCAGTCAAAGACGTAATCAAATTGGAAGCCTATTGAATAGACCAACAGatacaatgacaacatcaaatccCAATTCTACAGTTCAAAAGTTGAAAAGGAAttcatgaaaaaaataataatagaatAGGCACTACAAATTTAAGCTTTTCAAACACTTGTATATTCCTACCCTCACGAATAAAGAGATCACGAAATATTCTTTTCAGGTAAGCATAATCAGGCTTATCATCAAATCGTAATGAACGGCAGTAATGAAAGTAGGACGCAAATTCGGTTGGATAACCCCTACATAAGGCCTggcaaaaaaatttaaatctttgGTCAGCTTTGTAAACTTGGAGACAATGAGAATGTGACCACAGAATCAGGAACCGCTTACTTCAATTGAAGTGGAGACCTTCTTTTCACTAATTTTCTCATACTTCTGTTTCTTCGTTCCCGCTTTTAGTCCTTGCCAAGGAAGACTGCATAGAAGGGGGTATCAGTGAACAAACCACCAATGTAGAGCATGTAAGACAAGAAGTAGGCAGGCACCGAGAATCACCTTCCTCTTAGGAAGTACATAAGAACATAACCCAAAGATTCTAAATCATCCCTCCGGCTTTGCTCTATGACAGTCCAATAAGTCAGAAACAAATTAATGATATGATAGAAGAGGGAACGTTTAACTGGAAAACCAACAAATTGATGAGATTGCCAAGTGCAAAAAGATAGGAAGCTTGTACCAATTCCCAGGTGCGTGTTCATACTTGCATATCTAGCAGTTCCAGTCAAATTTTTATTTTCCCTGCAGTATTTATTACCATATATATGTCAGCAATTGCTTGCCACAATGACCATTATAATAGGGGGAAAAATACATTAAGATCCATAGAAAGATTACATGAAACAGCAAATATTTTTTTATGCGTATCAACCCAAAAGAGCTACATTATAGCAAAACACACACTAAAACAACCTCATGTCCCTAGTGCTACAGCAATGCAG belongs to Hevea brasiliensis isolate MT/VB/25A 57/8 chromosome 4, ASM3005281v1, whole genome shotgun sequence and includes:
- the LOC110642415 gene encoding casein kinase 1-like protein 1 isoform X1 encodes the protein MEPRVGNKFRLGRKIGSGSFGEIYLGTNIQTNEEVAIKLETVKTKHPQLLYESKLYRILQGGTGIPNVRWFGVEGDYNVLVMDLLGPSLEDLFNFCSRKLSLKSVLMLADQMINRVEFVHSKSFLHRDIKPDNFLMGLGRRANQVYMIDFGLAKKYRDSSTHQHIPYRENKNLTGTARYASMNTHLGIEQSRRDDLESLGYVLMYFLRGSLPWQGLKAGTKKQKYEKISEKKVSTSIEALCRGYPTEFASYFHYCRSLRFDDKPDYAYLKRIFRDLFIREGFQFDYVFDWTILKYQQSQLANPPARALGPGIGTSSGMPPAIASADRQTGGEDARQAGQSTDSARRRFSGPILSTGGYAKQKSPVANDSSLNKDPMLPSSTFMGRSSRSSRQAATVSTSRDIFVGSEADPQRSRTTDASPGNMHKISSGQRSPLGSAADPRRSSSARNATHMKTYESALKGIEGLNFDNDEKVHY
- the LOC110642415 gene encoding casein kinase 1-like protein 1 isoform X2, whose translation is MEPRVGNKFRLGRKIGSGSFGEIYLGTNIQTNEEVAIKLETVKTKHPQLLYESKLYRILQGGTGIPNVRWFGVEGDYNVLVMDLLGPSLEDLFNFCSRKLSLKSVLMLADQMINRVEFVHSKSFLHRDIKPDNFLMGLGRRANQVYMIDFGLAKKYRDSSTHQHIPYRENKNLTGTARYASMNTHLGIEQSRRDDLESLGYVLMYFLRGSLPWQGLKAGTKKQKYEKISEKKVSTSIEALCRGYPTEFASYFHYCRSLRFDDKPDYAYLKRIFRDLFIREGFQFDYVFDWTILKYQQSQLANPPARALGPGIGTSSGMPPAIASADRQTDNLQSIKNIWPCISKL